The Deinococcus roseus genome window below encodes:
- the miaA gene encoding tRNA (adenosine(37)-N6)-dimethylallyltransferase MiaA: MKPIPVLLGPTASGKTALALEMARMFPIEIVSADAMLVYRSLDIGTAKPTQAELQAVPHHLIDIVDPQQEYDVARFVQDAEQAIADIQARNRIPLVVGGTGFYVKALQQGLPLTPRADEALQQQIWHELEHRGLDALLAEISAVNPAEAQRMQRNPRRVIRALEVQRRTGKFPGDFGYTTPRFQYRLFGLSPVFPDLEKRIALRVQQMFAAGLVHEVKSLLDVLSEDTGRRPTALQAIGYKEVLEGLSEGHSEAAMIEKITLATRQYAKRQLTWLKTQLHAECQSIDQVRPDLLAYLQEG; the protein is encoded by the coding sequence ATGAAGCCCATCCCCGTCCTGCTCGGTCCCACCGCCAGTGGAAAGACCGCTCTGGCCCTGGAAATGGCCCGCATGTTTCCCATCGAAATTGTGTCTGCAGACGCCATGCTGGTGTACCGGAGTCTGGACATCGGCACGGCCAAACCCACACAGGCAGAGTTGCAGGCGGTGCCTCACCATCTGATTGACATTGTGGACCCGCAGCAGGAATACGATGTGGCCCGGTTCGTGCAGGATGCAGAACAGGCCATTGCAGACATTCAGGCCAGAAACCGCATTCCTCTGGTGGTGGGAGGAACCGGTTTTTATGTGAAAGCCCTGCAGCAGGGCCTGCCCCTTACACCCAGAGCAGATGAAGCCCTACAGCAGCAGATCTGGCATGAACTGGAACATCGGGGTCTGGACGCGCTCCTGGCAGAAATCTCAGCGGTGAATCCAGCAGAAGCCCAGCGCATGCAGCGCAACCCCAGAAGGGTGATCCGGGCACTGGAGGTGCAGCGCAGAACTGGAAAATTTCCGGGGGATTTTGGTTACACCACACCCCGGTTTCAGTACCGGCTTTTTGGCCTGTCTCCAGTTTTCCCTGACCTTGAAAAACGCATTGCCCTTCGGGTGCAGCAGATGTTTGCAGCAGGTCTGGTGCATGAGGTGAAAAGCCTGCTGGATGTGCTTTCCGAAGATACGGGTCGCAGACCCACTGCTTTGCAGGCCATTGGATACAAGGAAGTGCTGGAAGGTCTTTCTGAAGGTCACAGCGAAGCCGCCATGATCGAAAAAATCACCCTGGCCACCAGGCAGTACGCCAAACGGCAACTCACCTGGCTGAAAACCCAGTTGCACGCAGAATGCCAGAGCATTGATCAGGTGAGGCCAGATCTGCTGGCTTATTTGCAGGAAGGTTGA
- a CDS encoding pseudouridine-5'-phosphate glycosidase: MITLNPEVHEALQNGQPVVALESTIISHGMPYPQNVQTAREVEAIIRDQGAIPATIAILNGDIKVGLSDEELELLGSSKDVMKVSIRDLPFVTAMKRHGATTVASTMRIAHQAGIRVFVTGGLGGVHRGAETTFDVSADLTEFTLSDVTVISAGVKSILDIGLTLEKLETLGVPVIGYGTSDFPAFYSRISGFKVPLQLDSPSDIANVMKHKWDLGLTGGISVANPIPLEDEIPASRIDPHIEQALSEAAEKGIKGKDVTPFLLAKISEITSGQSLKSNIALVKNNALLGAQIAVAYAKLH, from the coding sequence ATGATCACCTTAAACCCTGAAGTCCATGAAGCCCTGCAAAACGGCCAGCCTGTGGTCGCCCTGGAATCCACCATCATCTCTCACGGGATGCCTTACCCTCAGAATGTGCAGACCGCACGGGAAGTGGAAGCCATCATTCGGGACCAGGGGGCCATTCCTGCCACCATTGCCATTCTGAACGGCGACATCAAGGTGGGCCTGTCAGACGAGGAACTGGAACTGCTGGGCTCCAGCAAGGATGTGATGAAGGTTTCCATCCGGGATCTGCCTTTTGTGACCGCCATGAAACGCCACGGGGCCACCACCGTTGCCAGCACCATGCGCATTGCCCACCAGGCCGGAATCCGGGTGTTTGTGACCGGAGGACTGGGCGGCGTGCACAGGGGCGCAGAAACCACCTTCGATGTCTCTGCGGACCTCACCGAATTCACCCTCAGCGATGTGACTGTGATCAGTGCTGGCGTGAAATCCATTCTGGACATTGGGCTGACCCTGGAAAAACTGGAAACCCTGGGGGTGCCGGTGATTGGATACGGCACATCAGACTTCCCGGCCTTCTATTCCAGAATCTCCGGGTTCAAGGTGCCCCTGCAACTGGACAGCCCATCAGACATTGCAAACGTTATGAAACACAAGTGGGATCTGGGCCTGACTGGAGGCATCAGTGTTGCAAATCCCATCCCCCTGGAAGATGAAATTCCTGCCAGCCGCATTGATCCCCACATTGAGCAGGCCCTTTCCGAAGCTGCAGAAAAAGGCATCAAAGGCAAAGACGTTACCCCCTTTCTGCTGGCCAAAATCAGCGAGATCACCAGCGGCCAGAGCCTGAAATCCAACATCGCACTGGTCAAAAACAATGCGCTGCTGGGGGCACAGATTGCAGTGGCTTACGCAAAGTTGCACTGA
- a CDS encoding ABC transporter ATP-binding protein, with amino-acid sequence MTHAYLSSAALQAEHHLPLSIQGLTVQERKHNILEDLWLDLQPGQTTVLLGPNGAGKSTLMHTLMGLIQPTTGTAQVFGHDVFTDGVQARARTALVSDSIGLLESFTVLEHFEYGQDLQPNWNQGRALEVAKHLQIPLNQQARKLSKGQKMALRTAYAFGSQPELLLLDEPTNGLDPENRSRFLSLMVDFVATGGTVLMSTHVLSEIETLADRLVIMKRGTLLLNAEMEDLRQHRNLVHVNFEQELNDHQLARLRNLPGVYKLGARGRSLTLHVRGEVALLAQMIEQEFPVLNLHIQPFMLEQIYTEAMGGQL; translated from the coding sequence ATGACCCACGCATACCTGTCTTCTGCTGCTTTGCAGGCAGAACACCACCTTCCCCTCAGCATCCAGGGCCTGACGGTTCAGGAGCGCAAACACAACATTCTGGAAGACCTCTGGCTGGATTTGCAGCCCGGACAGACCACCGTGTTGCTGGGTCCCAATGGAGCAGGCAAAAGCACCCTGATGCACACCCTGATGGGCCTGATCCAGCCCACCACAGGCACAGCCCAGGTCTTCGGACATGATGTGTTCACAGATGGGGTGCAGGCCAGGGCCAGAACCGCACTGGTCAGCGACAGCATCGGACTGCTGGAAAGTTTTACGGTGCTGGAGCACTTCGAGTACGGCCAGGATTTGCAACCCAACTGGAACCAGGGGAGAGCCCTGGAGGTGGCAAAACACCTGCAGATTCCCCTCAACCAGCAGGCCCGCAAGCTCTCCAAAGGCCAGAAAATGGCCCTCAGAACCGCATATGCTTTCGGATCACAACCTGAACTTCTGCTTCTGGATGAGCCCACCAATGGTCTGGACCCGGAAAACCGCTCCAGGTTCCTGTCCCTGATGGTGGATTTTGTGGCCACCGGAGGCACGGTCCTGATGTCCACCCATGTGCTCTCAGAAATCGAGACCCTGGCAGACCGTCTGGTGATCATGAAACGCGGCACCCTGCTGCTGAACGCCGAAATGGAAGACCTCAGGCAGCACCGCAATCTGGTGCACGTGAATTTCGAGCAGGAATTGAACGACCACCAGTTGGCCCGACTGCGCAATCTGCCAGGGGTCTACAAGCTGGGTGCACGTGGGCGCAGCCTGACCCTGCATGTCAGGGGTGAAGTGGCCCTGCTTGCCCAGATGATCGAGCAGGAATTTCCTGTCCTGAACCTGCACATCCAGCCCTTCATGCTGGAACAGATTTACACCGAAGCCATGGGAGGTCAACTGTGA
- a CDS encoding Hsp20/alpha crystallin family protein → MDELVLKRLGSLMKLREDIEVLSGTGRWTPSSDWLETDSHVILVMDLPGIDPESLEIQEDAEILTVAGKREDLEVPGTVIHHERPGTDFVREFQMPRDTMPGSAQARLRNGVLVISFEKSTKVINAE, encoded by the coding sequence ATGGATGAACTGGTGCTCAAGCGACTGGGTTCGCTGATGAAGTTGCGTGAAGACATTGAGGTCCTGTCTGGAACAGGCCGCTGGACACCGTCCTCAGATTGGCTGGAAACCGATTCTCATGTGATTCTGGTGATGGATTTGCCGGGCATTGATCCCGAATCCCTGGAAATTCAGGAAGATGCTGAGATCCTGACCGTGGCTGGAAAACGGGAAGACCTTGAAGTTCCGGGCACCGTGATCCATCATGAAAGGCCCGGAACGGATTTTGTGCGGGAGTTCCAGATGCCCCGCGACACCATGCCCGGCTCTGCACAGGCCAGACTGCGCAACGGTGTATTGGTGATTTCTTTTGAGAAAAGCACCAAGGTGATCAACGCAGAATAA
- a CDS encoding GntR family transcriptional regulator has product MLQLRVDPHSGIPIYLQILSTIKDQIEHGVLRQGDTLPTVRQLATEHRIAPNTVMKAYSELQREGLIESRPGVGTVITAGGMVQQDLQLNSAIQNFKDATLRLRGIGMKRAALQDLLHDTYGPEDA; this is encoded by the coding sequence ATGTTGCAACTCAGAGTGGACCCCCACAGCGGCATCCCCATTTACCTGCAGATCCTCAGCACCATCAAGGACCAGATTGAACATGGGGTGCTCCGGCAGGGAGACACCCTCCCCACCGTCAGGCAACTGGCCACCGAACACCGCATTGCCCCCAACACCGTGATGAAAGCTTACAGCGAACTGCAGCGTGAAGGCCTCATTGAATCCAGGCCCGGAGTGGGCACCGTGATCACCGCCGGAGGCATGGTTCAGCAGGACCTGCAACTGAACAGTGCCATCCAGAACTTCAAAGACGCCACCCTCAGGCTGAGGGGCATTGGCATGAAACGTGCTGCCCTGCAAGACCTGCTGCACGACACTTATGGACCGGAGGACGCATGA
- a CDS encoding carbohydrate kinase, with amino-acid sequence MALTEREQQLLSLLTDNPLLSPKELAERLKTTPSAIAVHLSNLTKKGVILGRGYIVRQESSVLVIGGANLDFKARSLNSPVMGSSNPGQTTSTFGGVGRNIAENLARLGVQVSLITMLGRDPSGERLKMHTQSAGVDLRLCFSSDTPTGTYNAALNPDGSLLIAISDMSIMQELSPDVLRQREQHIKNAPYLVLDANLRMDTLEYALKTARGKVVLEPVSVSKSLPLKGILGNAPLFALTPNLDELEALTGTRDLKLACKTLHSLNVEHVVVTLGEEGVYVSGPRSKLQLKAIPAKVQDVTGAGDAFLSGMLYALSHNEDLKAACEYGQAAAVLTLESPSTVNPELSVSSLESRKNDHLKP; translated from the coding sequence ATGGCACTCACCGAGCGGGAACAACAGCTCCTCTCTTTACTCACCGACAATCCCCTGCTCTCTCCCAAAGAGCTTGCCGAACGCCTGAAAACCACCCCCAGCGCCATTGCCGTGCACCTCTCCAACCTCACCAAAAAAGGGGTGATTCTGGGACGCGGCTACATCGTGCGCCAGGAAAGCAGCGTGCTGGTGATTGGCGGGGCCAACCTGGACTTCAAGGCCAGAAGCCTGAACAGTCCAGTGATGGGAAGTTCCAACCCTGGACAGACCACCTCCACCTTCGGAGGGGTGGGGCGCAACATTGCGGAGAACCTGGCAAGGCTTGGCGTGCAGGTCAGCCTGATCACCATGCTGGGCCGTGATCCCAGCGGAGAACGCCTGAAAATGCACACCCAGAGTGCTGGCGTGGACTTGCGCCTGTGCTTTTCTTCGGACACCCCCACGGGAACCTACAACGCTGCCCTCAACCCGGATGGCAGTTTGCTCATTGCCATCAGTGACATGAGCATCATGCAGGAGCTCTCTCCTGATGTGCTCCGGCAAAGAGAGCAGCACATCAAGAATGCGCCATATCTGGTGCTGGACGCCAACCTGCGCATGGACACCCTGGAATATGCCCTGAAAACCGCCAGAGGCAAAGTGGTGCTGGAACCCGTCAGCGTCAGCAAATCCCTGCCCTTAAAAGGCATTCTGGGGAATGCTCCCCTGTTTGCCCTCACGCCCAACCTGGATGAACTGGAAGCCCTGACCGGAACCCGCGACCTCAAACTGGCCTGCAAAACCCTGCACAGCCTGAATGTGGAACACGTGGTGGTCACACTGGGAGAAGAAGGGGTGTATGTCTCTGGACCCAGAAGCAAATTGCAACTGAAAGCCATCCCAGCAAAAGTGCAGGATGTCACCGGAGCCGGAGACGCATTCCTATCGGGGATGCTGTATGCCCTCAGCCACAACGAGGACCTGAAAGCCGCCTGTGAATACGGTCAGGCCGCTGCTGTGCTGACCCTGGAAAGCCCCAGCACCGTCAATCCCGAACTGAGCGTCAGTTCTCTAGAAAGCAGGAAAAATGATCACCTTAAACCCTGA
- a CDS encoding putative bifunctional diguanylate cyclase/phosphodiesterase, which translates to MKKFPFPGIQQTTSAVLGLLFAFLLPLAVILVFFLSEINGRIAFSRQETAGLTYDQGASRVLEALIRQRLLMAYNLAENTTLQDPVLETELQHSVQALSSVNLQLGQQLRSTVAWEGFNSVWQNTQNQSEGSLLLRYTAQNVLVQELTGLISRVGDTSNLILDPELDSYYLMNGLINVLPALAHQRAEVVERAMQVTASKHILSSEESHLNARLQLVDDSYIHLWRSLDNALLARPQLGDALRILIQQNQKIQVLLQEKVQDNLLSKSDFNLRSQELYQMEKTALDAQFQLEHHMALQLQHLLDQRVQHLEHRRNLVLLLALIMVVFSGVGVRVVLGTLRRRQGLEANARLISSVFSTSGEAFFIADRKQGITGVNAAFQQITGYEGADVQGQPVLMLAQRAYENEVYQQLMQELMATGRWKGEVFFRRKNGHVYPVLLSVTVLTDHRGAMIGFVGSFSDITEKKEFEQSLLHLVHHDVLTGLPNRALFEDRTSQALALQQHRGGMLSVLFLNLDHFKQINESFGHATGDLILCEVAARLKQTLGQDATVARQGGDEFMLLLPEVPSWDHAGEMAQKILDVLASPYRVEDYEFALLGSIGISMFPRDGDDVKTLLKNADTAVSRAKAQGRNTFGFYTAEMNQVSLEKLRLEHDLRQAVARNELVLFYQPQVNVSTGQVVGVEALLRWQHPQLGMVSPAKFIPLAEETGLIVPIGAWVLREACAQSQKWQAWGFPPLKMSVNLSALQFKKQNVVQLVQSVLQETGLPAHLLDLEFTESLVMENTEYIIQVLQSLRDLGVQLSVDDFGTGYSSLSYLKRFPVNTVKIDRSFVQSVHHVREDAVLTRAIIALARSMNLKTVAEGVETIEQLNFLMQHNCDEVQGFYFSKPLPVFELEQLMHRQTHFEIASFEPLPQTASD; encoded by the coding sequence TTGAAAAAATTTCCCTTTCCGGGCATCCAGCAGACCACCTCTGCTGTGCTGGGTTTGCTTTTTGCTTTTCTGCTTCCACTGGCGGTCATTCTGGTGTTTTTCCTTTCAGAAATCAATGGCCGGATTGCTTTTTCCAGACAGGAAACTGCAGGCCTCACCTATGACCAGGGGGCATCCAGGGTGCTCGAAGCCCTGATCCGGCAGCGGCTCTTGATGGCCTACAACCTGGCAGAAAACACCACCTTGCAAGATCCTGTTCTGGAAACCGAATTGCAACACAGCGTTCAGGCCCTGTCCAGCGTCAACCTGCAACTGGGTCAGCAATTGCGCAGCACCGTGGCCTGGGAAGGATTCAACAGCGTCTGGCAGAACACGCAAAACCAGTCCGAGGGTTCTTTGCTGCTGAGGTACACGGCCCAGAATGTGCTGGTGCAGGAACTCACAGGCCTGATTTCCCGGGTGGGGGACACCTCCAACCTGATTCTGGACCCCGAACTGGACTCTTACTACCTGATGAATGGCCTGATCAATGTGCTGCCTGCACTGGCCCATCAGCGTGCGGAAGTGGTTGAAAGGGCCATGCAGGTCACGGCGAGCAAGCACATCCTCTCTTCGGAAGAGAGCCACCTGAATGCCCGACTGCAACTGGTGGATGACTCGTACATCCACCTGTGGCGCAGCCTGGACAATGCCCTGCTGGCCCGTCCCCAACTGGGAGATGCCCTGCGGATCCTGATTCAGCAAAACCAGAAAATCCAGGTTCTGCTGCAGGAAAAAGTTCAGGACAACCTGCTCAGCAAGTCTGATTTCAACCTGCGAAGCCAGGAGCTGTACCAGATGGAAAAAACGGCCCTTGATGCCCAGTTTCAACTGGAGCACCACATGGCCCTGCAACTCCAGCATCTGCTGGACCAGCGTGTACAGCATCTGGAACACAGGCGCAATCTGGTGCTTTTGCTGGCCCTGATCATGGTGGTGTTCAGCGGGGTGGGGGTGCGGGTTGTTCTGGGCACCCTCAGGCGCAGGCAGGGCCTTGAGGCCAACGCCCGCCTGATCTCATCGGTGTTTTCCACTTCTGGAGAAGCGTTTTTCATTGCGGACCGCAAGCAGGGCATCACCGGGGTGAATGCTGCTTTTCAACAGATCACTGGATATGAAGGTGCAGATGTGCAGGGCCAGCCGGTCCTGATGCTGGCCCAGAGGGCCTACGAGAACGAGGTGTACCAGCAACTGATGCAGGAACTCATGGCCACGGGCCGCTGGAAAGGAGAGGTGTTCTTCCGGCGCAAAAATGGCCATGTGTACCCCGTCTTGTTGAGCGTGACGGTGCTGACCGACCACCGGGGTGCCATGATCGGCTTTGTGGGCAGCTTTTCCGACATCACCGAGAAGAAGGAATTTGAGCAGAGCCTGCTGCATCTGGTGCACCACGATGTTCTGACCGGGCTTCCCAACCGTGCCCTGTTTGAAGACCGCACTTCACAGGCCCTGGCCCTGCAACAGCACAGGGGTGGAATGCTGTCGGTGCTGTTCCTCAATCTGGACCACTTCAAGCAGATCAATGAAAGTTTTGGGCATGCCACCGGAGATTTGATCCTCTGTGAAGTGGCTGCCCGCCTGAAGCAAACCCTGGGTCAGGATGCCACGGTGGCCCGTCAGGGTGGAGATGAATTCATGCTGCTGCTGCCAGAGGTGCCCTCCTGGGACCACGCCGGAGAGATGGCCCAGAAGATTCTGGATGTGCTGGCCAGCCCTTACCGGGTGGAAGACTATGAATTTGCCCTGCTGGGCAGCATCGGGATCAGCATGTTCCCCAGAGATGGCGACGATGTGAAAACCCTGCTGAAAAATGCCGACACAGCAGTGTCCAGGGCCAAAGCGCAGGGCCGCAACACCTTCGGGTTCTACACCGCAGAAATGAACCAGGTGTCCCTGGAAAAACTGCGGCTGGAGCATGACCTCAGGCAGGCGGTGGCCCGCAATGAACTGGTGCTGTTCTACCAGCCCCAGGTGAACGTGAGCACCGGACAGGTGGTGGGGGTGGAAGCCCTGCTGCGCTGGCAGCATCCCCAATTGGGCATGGTCTCACCTGCAAAATTCATCCCTCTGGCCGAAGAAACCGGCCTGATTGTGCCCATCGGAGCGTGGGTGCTCAGGGAAGCCTGTGCCCAGAGCCAGAAGTGGCAAGCCTGGGGTTTCCCGCCGCTCAAGATGTCCGTGAACCTGTCTGCCTTGCAGTTCAAGAAGCAAAATGTGGTGCAACTGGTGCAATCGGTCTTGCAGGAGACCGGCCTTCCTGCCCACCTGCTGGACCTGGAATTCACCGAAAGCCTGGTGATGGAAAACACCGAGTACATCATCCAGGTGCTGCAATCCCTCAGGGATCTGGGCGTGCAACTGTCGGTGGATGACTTCGGAACCGGATATTCCAGCCTGAGTTACCTCAAGCGTTTCCCGGTCAACACCGTCAAGATTGACCGCTCTTTTGTGCAATCGGTGCACCATGTGCGGGAGGATGCTGTGCTCACCCGTGCGATCATTGCCCTGGCCCGCAGCATGAACCTCAAAACCGTGGCAGAAGGGGTGGAGACCATCGAGCAACTGAACTTTCTGATGCAGCACAACTGTGACGAGGTGCAGGGGTTCTACTTCAGCAAGCCCCTGCCTGTCTTTGAACTGGAACAGTTGATGCACAGACAGACCCATTTCGAAATTGCATCTTTTGAACCCCTTCCCCAGACGGCCAGCGATTGA